CGCCTCCTCGACGGTGCCGGTTACCCGTTTGTCCTGCTCGTCTGGGCCGATCGTCGTCGACCCGTTGAGGTGGACGATGTACCCCTTGCCGTTCTTGTTGTCGTGGACCCGCGGGGCGATCCCCTTCTGGGTGAGGACGGCGTCGGCGCCGCCGCGTGTCACGCCGTCGATCGTCGATTCGATGTCTTTCAGCCCCTGGACGGCACCCATCGTGATGCCGTGGTCCATCGGGACGATTACGTACGATCCGTCTGTACCGATCCGCTCGAGTCGTGCCTCGGTGCCTGTAGTCATTGCGAGTGTCTAGCAATCAGGTGGTTATGGCTGTTCTGGTTCCGGTACATCTACCCCGGCGCCGCGGACCGCGCCGCGTTTGAGCTCTGCCGCTTTGGCCTCGAGGGCGTCGGCCGCGGGGACGTCGCCCTCGCCGTGTTCGGCAATAATGTCGACGAGCGCGCTGCCGACGATGACGCCGTCGGCGCCGGCCTCGACGATCTCGGCCGCGTGGTCGCCCTCGCTGACGCCGAAGCCGACCGCCTTGGGCACGTCGTACTCCTCGAGTCGCGCGAGGCTGTCGTGGGTGGCGTTCGAGACGTCCGCGCGCGCGCCAGTCGTGCCGAGACGAGCCTGGACGTACGCGAAGCCCGAGATTTGGGACATAATCCGATCAAGGCGCTCGCCCTCGGTCGTCGGCGCGACGATGAAGACGAGGTCGAGCCCGTGGTCGTCACAGGCCGATCGCAGCGGGCCGGCCTCTTCCGCGGGCAGGTCGGGGACGATGATTCCGGAGAGCCCGACCTCGGCGGCGCGCTCGACGAACGGCCGAACGTCGGCTTCGTTCCGCGGTTTTGCCGCGTCACCTTCCGAGGCGCGTTGCGCCTCGCTTGGCCCATACTGGAGCAGCATGTTGTAGTAGGTCATCACCAGCAGCGGCGCCTCGGTCTCGAGGTCCTCGACCAGCTCGAAGAAGCCCTCGGGGGTCGTCCCTGCCTCGAGCGCGCGGTTGATTGCCGCCTGGATCGTCGGCCCCTCGGCGATCGGCTCCGAGAACGGCAGCCCCAGCTCGATCAGGTCCGCGCCACCACGGTCCAGGGCCTCGACGTACTCTTTGGTGTCCTCGAGCGAGGGATCGCCCGCGGTGATGTACGTGATCAGGGCGGGATGGTTCTCGCGGATGGCGTCCTCGATCTCGCTCACCGGTCGAACACCTCCACGTCCGGCGCGGCCTCGAGATCGCGCTTCTCGGTCTCCTCGAGGACGGTTTCGAGATCCTTGTCGCCCCGGCCGGAGACGTTGACGACGACGAGCTCGCCGAGCTCCTCGTGGTTCGCGTCTCGCGGCTTCGCCGCTCGATCATCCGCGGCGGGGCCCGCCGCGCGCTCCAGGTACCCGAGGGCGTGGGAGGACTCGAGCGCTGGGATGATCCCCTCGAGGTTCGAGAGGCGGTGGAAGCCGTTCAGCGCCGCCTCGTCGGGGACGCTGACGGGCGTCACCCGTCCGGTGGCGACGAGATGGGAGAGTTCGGGGCCGACACCGGCGTAGTCCAGTCCCGCGCTGACGCTGTGGGATTCGACGATCTGGCCCTCCGTACTCTGGAGCAGCTTGGTCATCGCGCCGTGGAGCACGCCGTCGGTCCCCGTCGACAGCGTCGCGGAGTTCGGCGCGACGCCCTCTGCCTCGTCGATCTCGAGGCTCGAGCCGCCCGCCTCGACGGCGACGAGGTCGACGTCGTCGTCGGGCACGAACTCGTGAAAGGCCCCGATGGTGTTCGACCCCCCGCCCGCACACGCGAGGACGCTGTCGGGGAGCTGGCCCGCCTGCTCGCGGATCTGCTCGCGGGCCTCGCGACCGATCACCGACTGGAACTCCCGAACCAGCTTCGGGAAGGGGTGGGGACCGACGATCGAGCCGATCACGTAGTGGGTTCGCTCGACGGTCGTCGCCCAGTCGCGCATCGTCTCGTTGATCGCCTCCTTCAGGGTGCCGCTGCCGGCGTCGACGGGATTTACGTCGGCGCCGTTCATTCGCATCCGGTAGACGTTCGGGCGCTGGCGGTTGATGTCGGTTCGGCCCATGTAGATCTCGCAGGGCATATCGAGGTGGGCCGCGGCCATCGCCGTCGCGGTGCCGTGCTGGCCGGCCCCGGTCTCGGCGACGATCCGTTCTTTGCCCATGTACTTGGCCAGCAGGACCTGCCCCAGCGCGTTGTTGAGCTTGTGAGCGCCGCCGTGGACCAGATCCTCGCGCTTGAGGTAGATCTCGCGGTCGTAGCGCTCGCTGAGCCGATCCGCGCGCTGCAGTGGGGTCGGTCGGCCGCCGAAGTCCCGCATCCGCTCGCGGAACTCGTCCATGAAGCCGTCCTCGTTCTCGAGGACGTAGCGTTCGAAGGCGTCCTCGAGCTCCTGGAGGGCAGGCATCAGCGCCTCGGGGACGTACTGGCCGCCGTACTCGCCGAACGTCGCCTCGCTGTCTCGGTCGCGGTTTCGTTCCGGTTTACTCATTGTGTTGTCTCCGTCAGTCGTCGCACGTTCTCGGTCACGTCGCTCTCCTCGCCGTGGTCCATGATCGCGCTGCCGACGAGCAAGGCGTCGGCGCCCGCCGCACGCATCCGCCGGACGTCCGCCGGCGAGGAGACGCCGCTTTCGGCGATCACGGTCACGTCGTCTGGCACGTGGGGCGCCACGGACTCGAACGTTCCGAGATCGACCTCGAGGCGCGCGAGATCCCGGTTGTTGATCCCGACGATCTCGGCGCCGGCCGCGAGGGCGTCCTCGAGCTCGTCGCGATCGTGAACCTCCACGAGCGGCTGGAACCCTCGCTCGCGGGCGGCGGTTACCAGCTTCTCCAGATCGTCCACGAACCGCGCGATGAGCAGGAGGAGGTCGGCCTCGACAGCGTCTAGCTGGGCCTCGCGGAGCAGGAAGTCCTTCCGCAACACGGGGACGTCGACGGCCTGTCGGATCCGTCGCAGGGCCTCGGGGGAGCCCCCGAAGTGGTCGGGTTCGGTCAGCACCGAGATCGCCGCCGCGCCGCCCGCGACCATCGCCTCGGCCAGCTCGACCGGGTCGTCCGCGCGTGTGCCCTCGGCGGTCGGGCTCGTCGGCTTTACCTCCGCGACGATCGGCACGCGGCCCTCGCGCTCCGCCCGGGCCAGCGCGTCGGGCAGCGATCGCGCGTCGACCGACACCCGCTCCCGGCCGTCGGTCGAGCGCTCCCGCGCGGCCGCGAGGATCTCCCGGACCGCGGAGTCGAGCTCCGTTTGAGAGGTCATTATTGTACATCGACGTACTGTTGTGTACATAAGACTTGCGTCCGTGGCGTCCGACCGACCGGCGAATATTCAAGCCCGTCGCCCGTATCGCCGTCCATGGAGGATGTCACCGACGCCGGGATCTACGCGCGGGAGTCGTCGTACCTCGACCGATACGTGCAGGTCGGCGTCGCGGGCGGACGGGTGTTGCGTGTCACGTTCCCCGAGACGCCCGAGGACGACGCCGAGGACGCCCACCCCGTCCTCGATCGGATCTTCGAATATCTCGACGGGCTCGAGGAGATCGCGTTCGACGACGTCCAGGTCGCGATGACGATGCCGACCGACCAGCGCGCGGTGCTCGAGGGGGTTCGGGAGATCCCGTACGGCGACCAGGTCGACGTCCGGACCCTGACACGGATGACTCCGGAGCTCGATCACGAGGACGATGCGGATCTGACGCTGGTCCGGACGGCGCTCGACAGCAACCCCGCACCGATTCTCGTCCCGGACCATCGGGTCCGCGACGGACCGAGCGCCGCGCCCCCGCCGATCGAGCAGAAGCTGCGCTCGCTCGAGGGGCTGTAGCAGTAGTTGGTACTACGTATTTTTATCAGAACGAGGAACTCGGATCGGCTGAATCGTTACGTAGAGCGTACTTAGCTATCGTCAGACAGTTCATCCTTTTTAGTGAAGAGAAGTATCGCTATTACCGCTCCGAAAACTGCATGAGACAGTCTAAGAGTGTTGGTATCGACCGTATCCGAAAACTGGGTTAACACGATTACGAAGGCAGTTCCATAGAGGACACACGGAACAATGAGATATACTGTGAGCGCCCTACTTCGTTCCATACCACTAGTTTTCATATGCTTATTCATGTACTCTTCGACAAGAGATATGTTTACTCTACTGATTGGTTCGTGGGCCACTATATGTAGCGGCTGTCGCTCTTGAGTACAATTGCGCTTGAAATGAACAGGCGTTACGCAGAGATGCCCACGTACCTTTTTCTCGTCGGGTTCGATCGCGTGGCTCGCTCACCACTCCTCCAAAAATCTACGCTAAAAAACCGCTCGCTCCCGATGGTCGCTCGCGGGTGCCGTACTTGAACCGCACCGCAGCGTTACCTGTTCCGCCTGTATGTGACACTGATGTCACAAAACATTCCGTGGGAATAATTCGTACTACTCTCTACTGGGATACCTAGCTGTTCCAGGCCGCGTAGATGTAGCACCCGATACCGGCATAGACCAGCAGCGTGCTCGCCAGATCGACGACCACCAGCCCGCTGGCCAGGTGCGCGAACTGGAGCACCCCGCCCGCGATCAGACAGACCGCCGCAGCCATCACCACCGACCGCGTCTTCTCGGCCTCCCCGTAGAGGATCGCGCCGATCCCGACCGCGATCACGCCGAAGGCAAACTCCGTCGCGAGCATCGCCAGCGCGTCCTCGGCGAAGGTGGCGTACGCGAACAGCGCGAAGTAAAGCAGGATTCCGTAGACGATCAACCGCCGCATCGACGCCGAGAGCTCGATCGTATCGCTCATACCCGACCCCAGCGGCCGGGGACCCTTAGCTTTCGAGGGTTCGGGCCCACTCGAGCTCGATCCCCTCGTGGACGACGAACTCGAAGGCATTGATCAGGTAGTGGGCAACGACGACCACCAGGAAGCTCCCGGTTACGATAAAGACCGCCGCCAGCACGAATCCGAGCAGTCCGGTGACGACGACGCCGACGTCGCCCTGCATCCCGTGACCGAGCGCGAACGCGACCGAGGACGCCACCGCGAGCAGCCACGGCGAGACTCCGAACCCGACCGAGAGCGCGCCGATCAGCGCCGCCCGAAACAGAAGCTCCTCGAAGACGGCGATCAGCGGGAGCACGCCTCCGAGCAGGGCGACCCACCCCCGCCCCGTGTCGGGTGCGAGCAGCTCCCGGAGCTGTTCGTCGTGGTCAAACCCCAGTCGCGTCGCGAGCGCGGCGCCGACCTCGTTGGCGAGATAGAGGACGATCCCGACTGCGGTGCCGACGATCAGCCCCGTTTCGAGGTACGCCCGCGAGAACTCGATCCCGAGCGCGTCGGCCGGCACGCCGGTGTAGACGACGGCACCCACCAACACGAGCGCGAACAGCCCCTGGGAAACCGCGACGTTGGCAAGCACCGCCCCCGTGGTCAACGCGTCGGGATCGATGCCGTCCTCGCGCGTCTGCGGACGCCGCTGTCTGTTCGGCTCGGTCGCGTCGGGTGCGACGTTCTCGTCGGGGTCGATCCCGCGGCGATCGGCTGCCGGCTCCGGCGCTGTCGGTGCGGTGTTCGTCGTCGCGGGTTCGCCTTCGGCGTCACGCTCGACGGCGTCGTCACGTTCACGCTCGGCGACCGACGTGTCGTCCGCGTCGCTGGAGTCGTCGGTGACGTCCTCGAGATCGATCTCGTCGAACGCGGACTGCGTGAAATGCGAGAGAACGAGAAGGACGATGAGGACGACGCCCGTGATCGCCGCGAA
This genomic window from Natronococcus occultus SP4 contains:
- a CDS encoding MGMT family protein, with amino-acid sequence MEDVTDAGIYARESSYLDRYVQVGVAGGRVLRVTFPETPEDDAEDAHPVLDRIFEYLDGLEEIAFDDVQVAMTMPTDQRAVLEGVREIPYGDQVDVRTLTRMTPELDHEDDADLTLVRTALDSNPAPILVPDHRVRDGPSAAPPPIEQKLRSLEGL
- the trpB gene encoding tryptophan synthase subunit beta; its protein translation is MSKPERNRDRDSEATFGEYGGQYVPEALMPALQELEDAFERYVLENEDGFMDEFRERMRDFGGRPTPLQRADRLSERYDREIYLKREDLVHGGAHKLNNALGQVLLAKYMGKERIVAETGAGQHGTATAMAAAHLDMPCEIYMGRTDINRQRPNVYRMRMNGADVNPVDAGSGTLKEAINETMRDWATTVERTHYVIGSIVGPHPFPKLVREFQSVIGREAREQIREQAGQLPDSVLACAGGGSNTIGAFHEFVPDDDVDLVAVEAGGSSLEIDEAEGVAPNSATLSTGTDGVLHGAMTKLLQSTEGQIVESHSVSAGLDYAGVGPELSHLVATGRVTPVSVPDEAALNGFHRLSNLEGIIPALESSHALGYLERAAGPAADDRAAKPRDANHEELGELVVVNVSGRGDKDLETVLEETEKRDLEAAPDVEVFDR
- the trpC gene encoding indole-3-glycerol phosphate synthase, which produces MTSQTELDSAVREILAAARERSTDGRERVSVDARSLPDALARAEREGRVPIVAEVKPTSPTAEGTRADDPVELAEAMVAGGAAAISVLTEPDHFGGSPEALRRIRQAVDVPVLRKDFLLREAQLDAVEADLLLLIARFVDDLEKLVTAARERGFQPLVEVHDRDELEDALAAGAEIVGINNRDLARLEVDLGTFESVAPHVPDDVTVIAESGVSSPADVRRMRAAGADALLVGSAIMDHGEESDVTENVRRLTETTQ
- the trpA gene encoding tryptophan synthase subunit alpha gives rise to the protein MSEIEDAIRENHPALITYITAGDPSLEDTKEYVEALDRGGADLIELGLPFSEPIAEGPTIQAAINRALEAGTTPEGFFELVEDLETEAPLLVMTYYNMLLQYGPSEAQRASEGDAAKPRNEADVRPFVERAAEVGLSGIIVPDLPAEEAGPLRSACDDHGLDLVFIVAPTTEGERLDRIMSQISGFAYVQARLGTTGARADVSNATHDSLARLEEYDVPKAVGFGVSEGDHAAEIVEAGADGVIVGSALVDIIAEHGEGDVPAADALEAKAAELKRGAVRGAGVDVPEPEQP
- a CDS encoding CPBP family intramembrane glutamic endopeptidase, whose product is MTSWTAFAAITGVVLIVLLVLSHFTQSAFDEIDLEDVTDDSSDADDTSVAERERDDAVERDAEGEPATTNTAPTAPEPAADRRGIDPDENVAPDATEPNRQRRPQTREDGIDPDALTTGAVLANVAVSQGLFALVLVGAVVYTGVPADALGIEFSRAYLETGLIVGTAVGIVLYLANEVGAALATRLGFDHDEQLRELLAPDTGRGWVALLGGVLPLIAVFEELLFRAALIGALSVGFGVSPWLLAVASSVAFALGHGMQGDVGVVVTGLLGFVLAAVFIVTGSFLVVVVAHYLINAFEFVVHEGIELEWARTLES